In Plasmodium gaboni strain SY75 chromosome 8, whole genome shotgun sequence, one DNA window encodes the following:
- a CDS encoding hypothetical protein (conserved Plasmodium protein, unknown function), giving the protein MIFLYFPFVLLLCTLLINISKCKYIIFNQDKYLRNSPFAYHSNSLFKVRKYFHNFILSNNYFSKKKSKQYKGFNHELNKENELKGEEDPYFFFSENILDKEEGSLPFDKEKIMASIKKQKKQDDNIKNILKKTKKHCNYLTNKLGRLNKKLREIKKLETVFYANPNILTEEQKVKLSKKDQVKNEIVIINRYRKKYISYKRNLQKNVDDTSPFFYNKKKKKEKKKFCTPEEFREILKSNDPKGTIQKIKKIDLNKIPKNVTDFLVFNKVGTKEEIKILFGLKAIKINGNTIDDENYILNIKEDEVKVFDQIVHIHEDHYAIRKRFTTKQKQILNKKKGNY; this is encoded by the exons atgatttttttgtattttccttttgtattattattatgtaccttgttaataaatataagtaaatgtaaatatataatttttaatcAAGACAAATACTTAAGGAACTCTCCATTTGCATATCATAGTAATAGCTTATTTAAGgtaagaaaatattttcataatttcattttatcgaataattatttttctaaAAAGAAGTCAAAACAATATAAAGGTTTTAATCATGAACTGAACaaagaaaatgaattaaaGGGAGAGGAGGATCcttatttctttttttcaGAAAACATATTAGATAAAGAAGAAGGTTCTCTTCCATttgataaagaaaaaataatggcaagtataaaaaaacagaaaaaacaggatgataatataaagaatattttaaaaaaaaccAAGAAACATTGTAACTATTTAACAAACAAATTAGGGAgattaaataaaaaacttCGAGAAATAAAAAAGCTGGAAACAGTTTTTTATGCAAACCCTAATATTTTGACAGAAGAGCAAAAAGTTAAATTAAGTAAAAAAGATCAGGTGAAAAATGAAATAGTTATTATTAATAGATAtaggaaaaaatatatatcctATAAAAGAAATCTACAAAAAAATGTGGATGACACATCAccctttttttataataagaaaaagaaaaaggagaagaaaaaattttgtaCACCCGAGGAGTTTCGAgaaatat TAAAATCTAACGATCCAAAGGGAAcaatacaaaaaattaaaaaaatcGACCTTAACAAAATACCAAAAAATGTGACTGACTTTTTGGTATTTAATAAAGTGGGAACAAAAGAAGAAatcaaaattttatttGGTCTTAAAGctataaaaattaatggAAATACAa TTGatgatgaaaattatatctTAAATATAAAGGAAGACGAAGTGAAGGTCTTTGATCAAATAGTGCATATCCACGAAGATca TTATGCAATACGAAAAAGATTTACAACAAAGCAGAAACAAATTCttaataagaaaaaaggAAACTATTAA
- a CDS encoding putative Snf2-related CBP activator, giving the protein MNEIKSENILQTRSFKLGIEEIQNLGSSYLIENNEKLEKYNNEISSLKKELDTLNEKMGKCTTTTKIVEPAKTPEFTFWYYELKEMKGFQDLVMYEVKKKKKHFKVLSHSCLKYLSNREKMKIKKQEEEEKRLKLYSKNISSYMDVFWKKIEKLVWEEKKRELQQTLNKKKEMRFKKFVKEAIKKIKDARHNNAHELFENKYVSMSSNNNSEIVNNNSSSIDNGDKELKEDDLTDQEEEDYLLDEQMSSTGESENKEEEINMLDDEANLPIEELLKRMYGFKNGEDYIDFIENEDDINEENVNETSHNDEKSGNNSIDENETSHNDEKSGNNIIDDNENNNENKSDGNQFNHETKDEILNNSSYEHIDNKNYYDKTGEDYKSDKENYSATRFNNKLKKEKYDEYDTKMKIEKREEENKNYEKDENQSDNYDNEKINKKNELILLKNEIQNDSDDASEHIKRDSVSSCQKISEKKRRIIKDEYNLRRTKIAKSKLSSNNSNSDNNSDNNSDDNNNNNNSDDNNNNNNNNVNNNSDDNNNSDDSDDMLTCNMDEKHLTKIPPIIKATLRDYQHAGLHWLLYLYKNNINGILADEMGLGKTLQCISLLSYLAYYLNIWGPHLVIVPTSILINWEIELKRFCPCFKILSYYGNQNERYKKRVGWFNKDSFHICISSYSTVVKDHLVFKRKRWKYIILDEAHNIKNFNTKRWNIILSLKRDNCLLITGTPLQNSLEELWSLLHFLMPNIFTSHLDFKEWFSDPLNLAIEKSKIHHSKELINRLHTVIRPYILRRLKKNVEKEMPNKYEHIIKCKLTRRQQILYDEFINNKNVQNTLNTGNYIGLMNILIQLRKVCNHCDLFTNKYIQTPYFYMLSIRYFIPRFFILFEKNYYADFYLILFLHNEFTSLGGQTVNKQSNTSSTSFDLAHILTKNNTNDMYHHNHISQLYDNNKNYNYHPNDHINNMNNNPSGFTRNSEHFCENISNERHNSYQMMDHQNMNNIFSKEFINSFTNHDRSNNNFYKFTHTANNNETQMGICDNKQCDQNRFGVDTLSNMNRSENEENKSLNDLKEYNNNNNINSNICTGDYPSDIINHRNAFLSILKQMNPNNPLNSDNNNNNNNNMYHLNRCNSRNSRNSRNSRNSGNSRYSRNSSLSNIFSSNASRMNSFPLDVLYTKSFMNQNDLDNNPSSVNIIIEDVHSYLYNNIYKEYIPKNILSFSDEFLTELNNNYDILSLYIDPYNRYKSYNEYLYKMKEEGGTLSSNQQSLSDIGNKHMYHKNISNENTHIKNRKKFIYKYNNMFKVINNDTQYQNIFTDETNNNSYYNSLEHNLWIKRNQIDEKKKEQEDEKNKYYNVCMNNLYILKNERIPIFGKNFLDLIKKEFTKDKSIVYNYMNNIPIDYYSSMREVSVEDIYEKDNKKRKYIREKRSNKRIKKKKNSQEDDSDIDNKNSIDMEIQINDDEQNNNNDQEQYYYDDEQKNNIDEEQYYYDDEDMNSNLSSNVYTNVDMSLQNFIHSKYDNPMMNLSYVLESLFPNMEQFLKKNEKMIHNFTLINNPSVICKSHDIRINNNLINYSNDKMNPIIIQIKNATRVYHDAFLKQSIIFPLNKDISLGSGKLCALEKLLSKCKREGNKCLLFTQFIKMLDILEIFLNHLNYSFIRLDGSTKVEQRQKIVTKFNNDKSIFIFISSTRSGSIGINLTAANVVIFYDTDWNPSIDKQAMDRCHRIGQTKDVHVFRFVCEYTVEENIWKKQLQKRKLDNICINMGNFNNSNTHSKITDTDPTNNKDWFTNVDTIKEVFINKKNNDDDDDMYKDRLLHEQVENKDKMNVRFEKTLEHVEDKDDIRALNETKKETQNEISQNMQDFTTRNDFQDSYNLTSYCFNFLNDNLTDSLKQQIDEMRMKIEIEMMNTGDENMSLNDSSN; this is encoded by the exons atgaatgaaATAAAATCTGAAAATATATTGCAGACAAGGTCATTCAAGTTAGGTATTGAGGAGATTCAAAATTTAGGGTCGTCTTATCTTATAGAAAACAATGAAAAACTGGAAAAATACAATAACGAAATCAGTTCATTGAAAAAAGA ACTGGACActttaaatgaaaaaatgGGGAAATG TACTACAACGACGAAGATTGTCGAACCAGCCAAAACTCCTGAATTTACATTCTGGTATTATGAACTTAAAGAAATG aaAGGATTTCAGGATCTGGTTATGTATGAAGtaaagaagaagaaaaaacaCTTCAAAGTTTTGAGCCACAGTTGCCTAAAATATTTAAGTAATCGAGaaaagatgaaaataaaaaagcAAGAAGAAGAAGAGAAAAGgttaaaattatattcaaAGAATATATCATCTTATATGGATGTTTTTTGGAAGaaaatagaaaaattagtatgggaagaaaaaaagagaGAATTACAACAaacattaaataaaaaaaaagaaatgagGTTTAAAAAGTTTGTAAAAGAAGccattaaaaaaataaaagatgCTAGGCATAATAATGCTCATgaattatttgaaaataaatatgttaGCATGAgttcaaataataatagtgaaattgttaataataattcgTCATCAATTGATAATGGCgataaagaattaaaagaaGATGATCTCACGGATcaagaagaagaagattATCTCTTGGATGAACAAATGAGCTCAACAGGTGAATCTGAAAACaaagaagaagaaattAATATGTTAGACGATGAAGCAAACTTACCAATTGAAGAATTATTGAAAAGAATGTATGGTTTTAAAAATGGAGAGGATTATATAGATTTTATTGAAAATGAAGACGACATAAATGAAGAGAATGTAAATGAAACGAGTcataatgatgaaaaaagTGGAAACAATAGCATTGATGAGAATGAAACGAGTcataatgatgaaaaaagTGGAAACAATATCAttgatgataatgaaaataataatgagaACAAAAGTGATGGAAATCAATTTAATCATGAGACTAAGGATGAAATACTTAATAATTCCTCGTATGAACATATTGATaataagaattattatgataagACAGGAGAAGATTACAAAAGTGATAAGGAGAATTATTCAGCAACCCgatttaataataaattaaaaaaggaaaaatatgatgaatatgatacaaaaatgaaaatagaaaaaagagaagaagaaaacaaaaattatgaaaagGATGAAAATCAAAGtgataattatgataatgaaaaaataaataaaaaaaatgaattgatattattaaaaaatgaaattcAAAACGATTCGGATGATGCATCTGAACATATAAAACGAGATAGTGTATCGTCTTGTCAAAAAATTAgtgaaaagaaaagaagaattataaaagatgaatataatttaaGAAGAACAAAAATAGCTAAAAGTAAACTATCTAGCAACAACAGCAatagtgataataatagtgataataatagtgatgataataataataataataatagtgatgataataataataataataataataatgttaataataatagtgatgataataataatagtgatGATAGTGATGATATGTTAACGTGTAATATGGATGAAAAACATTTAACAAAAATACCTCCTATTATTAAAGCAACATTAAGAGATTATCAACATGCAGGATTACATTggttattatatttatataaaaataatattaatggTATATTAGCTGATGAAATGGGCTTAGGCAAAACATTACAATGTATATCTTTGTTAAGTTACTTAGcttattatttaaatatatggGGTCCTCATTTAGTAATAGTACCAACAtctatattaataaattgGGAAATTGAATTAAAACGTTTTTGTCCttgttttaaaatattatcttATTATGGAAATCAGAATGAAAGATATAAGAAAAGAGTTGGATGGTTTAATAAAGATTCTTttcatatatgtatttCTAGCTATTCAACTGTTGTTAAAGATCATTTAGTTTTTAAACGGAAAAGatggaaatatataatattagaTGAAGctcataatataaaaaattttaatacaAAACGTTggaatattatattaagCTTAAAAAGAGATAATTGTTTATTAATTACAGGTACACCCTTACAAAATAGTTTAGAAGAATTATGGTCTTTACTTCATTTTCTTATGccaaatatatttacatcCCATTTAGATTTTAAAGAATGGTTTTCAGATCCTTTAAATCTAGCTATAGAAAAAAGTAAAATTCATCATTCCAAAGAATTAATTAATAGATTACATACTGTTATACGtccatatattttaagaagattaaaaaaaaatgtagaaaaagaaatgccaaataaatatgaacatattattaaatgtaaATTAACAAGAAGACAacaaattttatatgatgaatttataaataataaaaacgTACAAAATACATTAAATACAGGGAATTATATAGGATTgatgaatattttaattcaACTCAGAAAAGTATGTAATCATTGTGATTTATTTAccaataaatatatacaaacaccatatttttatatgttatcTATTCGATATTTTATACCTCGCTTTTTTATcttatttgaaaaaaattattatgcagatttttatttaatactttttcttcataatGAATTTACATCTTTGGGGGGTCAAACAGTTAACAAACAATCAAACACATCTTCTACATCATTTGACCTTGCTCatatattaacaaaaaataacaCTAATGATATGTATCATCATAATCATATTTCTCAATTgtatgataataataaaaattataattatcatcCAAATgatcatattaataatatgaataataatcCATCTGGATTTACAAGAAATTCTGAACACTTTTGtgaaaatatatcaaatgAAAGACATAATAGTTATCAGATGATGGATCATcaaaatatgaataatatattctcAAAAGAATTCATAAATTCCTTTACAAATCATGATAGGTcgaataataatttttataaatttacTCACACGGCTAACAATAATGAGACACAAATGGGTATTTGTGATAACAAACAATGTGATCAGAATAGGTTTGGCGTAGATACATTGAGCAATATGAATAGGAGTGAgaatgaagaaaataagTCTTTGAATGATTTAAAGgaatataacaataataataatattaatagtaatatatgTACAGGTGATTATCCATCTGATATTATTAATCATAGGAATGCTTTTCTTTCCATACTAAAACAGATGAATCCAAATAACCCCCTTAACAGCgacaataataataataataataataatatgtatcATTTGAACAGATGTAATAGTCGTAATAGTCGTAATAGTCGTAATAGTCGTAATAGTGGAAATAGTCGTTATAGTCGTAATAGCTCACTCtctaatattttttcatccAATGCAAGTAGAATGAATTCATTCCCATTAGATGTGCTATACACGAAAAGTTTTATGAATCAAAATGATTTAGATAATAATCCTTCTTCTGTTAACATAATTATAGAAGATGTTCATAGTTatctttataataatatatataaagaatatattcctaagaatatattaagtTTTTCTGATGAATTTCTAAcagaattaaataataattatgatattctttctttatatattgatccatataatagatataaaagttataatgaatatctttataaaatgaaagaaGAAGGAGGAACCTTATCATCAAATCAACAATCATTAAGCGATATAGGTAATAAACATATgtatcataaaaatatatctaatgaaaatacacatattaaaaataggaaaaaatttatatacaaatataataacatgTTTAAAGtaattaataatgatacacaatatcaaaatatttttacggatgaaacaaataataatagttattataattctttGGAACATAATTTATGGATTAAAAGAAATCAAAtagatgaaaaaaaaaaagaacaagaagatgaaaagaataaatattataatgtatgtatgaataatttgtatatattaaaaaatgaaagaatCCCTATCTTTGGTAAAAATTTTCTAGATCTAATTAAGAAAGAATTTACAAAAGATAAAAGTATtgtttataattatatgaacaatattcctattgattattattcatCTATGAGGGAAGTATCGGTTGAAgatatttatgaaaaagataacaaaaagagaaaatatataagagAAAAGAGATCAAACAAGAggattaaaaaaaaaaaaaacagtCAAGAAGATGATAGTGATATTgacaataaaaatagtatTGACATGgaaatacaaataaatgatgatgaacaaaacaataataatgatcaagaacaatattattatgatgatgaacaaaagaataatattgatgaagaacaatattattatgatgatgaagataTGAATTCTAATTTGTCATCTAATGTATATACAAATGTTGATATGTCGTTACaaaattttattcattCGAAATATGATAATCCAATGATGAACTTGTCTTATGTTCTTGAGTCTTTATTTCCTAATATGGAACagtttttaaaaaagaatgaaaagatgatacataattttactttaataaataatccatcagttatatgtaaaagtcatgatataagaataaataataatttaataaattatagcaatgataaaatgaatccaataattatacaaataaaaaatgcAACCAGAGTATATCATGATgcttttttaaaacaatcaattatatttccattaaataaagatatatcATTAGGAAGTGGTAAATTATGTGCGttagaaaaattattaagTAAATGTAAAAGAGAAGGAAAtaaatgtttattatttacacagtttattaaaatgttagatatattagaaatatttttaaatcatttaaattattcatttataagATTAGATGGATCAACAAAAGTAGAACAACGTCAAAAAATTGTTACCaaatttaataatgataaatcaatttttatatttatatcttcaaCACGTAGTGGTAGTATAGGTATTAATTTAACAGCAGCAAATGTAGTAATTTTTTATGACACAGATTGGAATCCTTCAATTGATAAACAAGCTATGGATAGATGTCACCGCATTGGTCAAACAAAAGACGTACATGTTTTTAGATTTGTTTGTGAATATACTgtagaagaaaatatatggaaaaaacaattacaaaaaaggaaattagataatatttgtataaatatGGGAAATTTTAATAACTCAAATACACATTCAAAAATAACAGATACAGATCCTACAAATAATAAGGACTGGTTTACAAACGTTGATACCATCAAAGAAGTATTcattaacaaaaaaaataatgatgatgacGATGATATGTATAAAGATAGATTATTACATGAGCAGGTGGAAAACAAGGATAAAATGAATGTCCGTTTTGAGAAAACATTAGAACATGTTGAGGATAAGGATGACATACGTGCATTAAATGAGACTAAAAAGGAGACACAGAATGAGATATCTCAAAATATGCAG GACTTTACTACTCGTAATGACTTTCAAGACAGCTATAACCTCACCTCGTACTGCTTTAATTTCTTAAACGACAATCTAACAGACTCTTTAAAACAACAAATTGATGAAATGAGAATGAAAATAGAAATTGAAATGATGAATACTGGAGATGAAAATATGTCCCTTAATGACTCATCAAATTAA